TCGCTAATAGGCTAAAAGCCCGGCCCAACTCCCAAGTCAATGGCCATTCGAGCGTGCGTGGAGCTCATCTCCAAGGCTGTACCTCACCAGCCACGAACTGAGTGTCCGCACGGCGATGCGGTCCCGATCGGAACGGGAAAGCGGCGTGCGGAGCTCGCCGACTCCAGGACCGAATCTCCTCCTGTGAGTGACTCAGAAAACTACTGTCCACGTTCAGCAATAGCAACCGCCCATAATAACACACCTCCTGTAGAATAGCTCCCGTAGTCTGTAATATGTAGCTATCAATCCTGGCATTTAGAAACGGAAACAGAATCGGAAAAGAATCGAGTCGGCAGACAATCGGATGAGAAGCTGTCAAACCACATGATCACATTGAATTGAATTGAAAATCCTCCGAGCATTAGGCTCACCTCCAAAATTCTCGCCATTCACTATAATTGCCGTACGCACAACTGGTACGTATCACCAGCTGGAAAGGAGTCCTGTCGGTGCGGTCCTGAGACTCCCGACCCTTCAGAGTTTCCTGGTTGGTTCTGCCGCGCCGAGCGCTGAATGGCCTTTACCGCCGAACCAGAACCCGGTCcgggaaagggaaaggaaaaatcaGACAGAATCAATGGAATTGAATGGCTGGGGCGGAGACATTTCGATTTCAGCACCGAGTGATGGTCGTTGTTTCAGTTTCAGATTACTGTGCTTGTCCAGTCGGAACGGAGGCACTGGAccgcccccccctccccaaaaacAATAATCAATATTTCCCACATTCTGTCGTGTCCACGGAGGAAGGGGACTCGGGTACAAACATGGCAATGACTTTCAGTCGAGGTTGAGCATACTCCGTCCTGTATGTGGCTCATCCTTTCCGCCTCCCGGGCCCTCGCATTGTATCATCAACTATGCAGATCCAGCACGATCTTGCGCGATTTAATTCTGCTCTACCTTGGACTCACTCCGAATGTGTATTGTAACTAGTGTCCGACTGTGAGACCTGATTTTCAAGGATGATCATTGAGGCACTCTGCACAGGGATCGATGATAATCGCCCTGGTCGATAGTGCATGGATTGTTTCTCCGAGACTTCATTGATCAGGCACCAGTGGAGTCGAGCCTGAAAAGCGGAACAGTGCAAAGTGGAAGACTTACAGTATGTGATTTTGTACCGACTAGATTCTCATCGGAGTCATCACTTCTCAGCGACACCTTTCCCACACTGTGTGACTGGGTCGTGTGTACTGTGTACAGATCCCCTAGAATGGAAGATCAGCGGCTGGCGGCGATCACTACCAGGGTCAAAGGTTATTTGGTAACTAAACCGCCCCTGCTGCAGCCGGGCTGGGTTGGATGTGCAGGATTCCCAACGGGTTGAAAAGGCTTGACCTAGAAACTACGCGTGGACTTTGGATCATGCGGGACGATCGGGACTGACCGCAAACATATTGATCTCCAGAAGGTCGGTAACTGGTCATTCTACTACATGTAGGTCTGTTCCAACTAGTAAAAGCGATCCTGAGCTCCAGAGATGATTTGTTTGGTACTCGCTCGTGAACATGTTCTTGTTCATACGATCCCTCGACGTGGACGTCCACCTGCTCAGGTAGCCGGTAGGAGTGCATCCCAGATGAGCCGCGCTCAATAGACGAGTAGAGGGTGATAGATGAAAAGAGGGTGATACATCAATCAGGTACCTCAGGTAGAGATTCTCGACCGGAATAAGTACACGTGCTGTTGACCGACGAGTCTCTTACTGCATAATGGGCTGGTAACTTCCTCAGAGTCCGATTGAGAGATATCTACAGTAGCTACACGAAAAAACTCCGTACATATCCACTAGACTTTTGCTATTTTCTTATAGATCTATAGATCGACACCAGATCTCGGCCGGGCGGGCAGGTACAAGACCAGGGGATACTACTACCGAGGCACGTCTCCAATGACCGGTTGCTTGCCTATGGTCACTGACAAGACTTGGTTATTGTAAAACTGATCATCTAGCAAACGTGGAAGGACCCCAAGGGTAAATTATGGGGTGAGATACTCTCAAAGTCATTCTGTGGTTAGCATCTCCTCTGGATAGACGTTCGACTGCACGCCACTCAGGGCTGCGACGTGGTCTACTGGATCCAGACAGAGAGTCTCGCGGGAGTAGGTACCGAACTCGGATCAAAGCATCCGATCCTCGATTGGGGCTAAGGAACTCGGCACCTATCGTGCTCTTCCATGTAGCCACTGAGCTAGCAGACATGCTCGCTAGAGCACCGCACTCGTTCCTGCAGtacgatttttttttgatgcaGCGGGCAATCTCCAATCATATCCGCTCGAAATTGCCTCGAGATAGACTTGTCAGAAGAAATCGGGGAGTCTCACGCACTTGATCGCAGTACTTATTGAAGTGCTCTCCACAGGCTAGGGAATGAAAGGATAGTCTAGAAGATCGTCAAATGAAAATCAAGTTCCCTAGTGCGTGCTGCCATGATGATATCAGGGTCACGTCAAAAGCGACAGGACTTCCGGCAAGAGTAAAGAAAGTACAAGCATGCATTCGGGATTTCGAATTTTGAAATAGAAGATCAGGTCGGCAGACTGTCGAAATCATCTAACGTGCGCCATCCATCCTGAATCAAAGAGCTGCTGGAGATGAGCAAACCGGAAGCTCTGTTCTGCGGCTCGCCAGCGGAGCGTCCAACACAGATCGTCCCCATAAAATTCCACTTCCAGGATGGAGCTACGATTGGAGCTTCCCCCAGATTCTCGGTCGGCCCACTCTTTGTGTCCTTCAGTTCTAGAGTGATGTTAGAAGTACATGAATTCCACCAAGGCTCCAACATGAAAAATTGACTAGTGGAATGAGTCACCAAGTGTCCAATTCTGTAATCTTCAGTGTGACACCTTATCGAAGCAAACATGCTCAGGCGTGGGTGATGCGCGCGGCCCATGATCAACGAGCCGTGTCGTCATCATACCACACCGAAAACAGGCTCAGGGCGAGGCCCCCTCTCCTCACGGTCCAGGCCCCCTCACCGTGTGGAAAGCTCCCAGCTCGATTGACCTGACTCTCTTCATTTCACCagccatcaccatcatctgGCAGATGATATTCTATTCTTTCTCTATTGTCACTCAATTACTCGACACACAGGCACCCGACGGCGCCAATTCGCAAGTCCACCATGCCGTCCGAAGTAGAGCCTCTTCTTCCGCGATATGATGACGAGACCGCCCGTCAGCGCCGTCTGCATCAGAAGCTACACACGTACCAAATGGTCCGTGCGATGGCAGAGGGATATATGCCGTCGACCGAGCAGGCCATTGTGAATCTTCGGACATTGCTTGCGTCGGATATTCTGAACCTGCGAAATCAGGACATTGGCTCCACCGGTCGTCTGCTGGTCCGTGATGCACGACTGGTCATCACCGTCCTCATTGAGTTCTTGCGGGAGAAAAACGAGGATGACCAGTTACAGGAGTTCTTGTGGCGATTGTCACGGTCCAGGGTTGAGATTGATACGGGGCGGGTGGATGGAAGTGCTAAAGACGCCAAGGCTCGCGCCGATGCCAAAGCGGGTAAGTCCAGATCGTGGTACCAGCCTGATCCTTCGGGGATACCACTGTCACCGAAGATTCCATTGATCCTCTTCTGACATGATTGTCACGTCCACGTGACGGTCGATGTGAGACCGCACTCAACGTCTTCAATCATGACTAATACGATTCTCTCCAAAATCCAGCCTATGATAGCTTTCGAACAGTGGGCAATTTGCTCCTCACAAATGCGGACTTTCGCCTCTTTGTCGACGATGTAGCGACTATTGGGCGCCAAATTTTTGCCGATACCGCATCGGCTCTCTCAGAGTCGGCGAAGCAGGTGGCTGACGAGGCCAAGCCATCTGAGGAAAAGACCAAGGCGTTGCAGGGACCGGGCGCGGATGACGGGCACGAGTTATCCAAGGAGGAACTCAAGGAAGAGGTAGCCCATGTTGCCAAAGTTGCGGGAAAAGGCGTGGTACGCACGGAGCAGGCCGCCGTGGAAAGCGCCAAAGAGCATCTGTCGGGCCAGGAGCGGGATACCCTTTTACATCGTCTCAAACAAGCAGTCTCCAAGCTTCGACAGCGGACCGACTATACGGACTCCGTGTCCACTCTGACCCAATTGATTCAACGGTATGCAGCAATCTATGCCAATGTGGCAGAAGATGCGGCCGCCACGGCACAGGAGGGGGCCGAGGTGAATGAAGATCTCAAGAAAGCCGTGGATATGTTCTGGAATTTGCTACGGATGTTTGGCGATGCCAAGGAGTGGGATAACTTGAAGGAGAAATTCAACAAGGTTTTGCGTCATGCAGACAAAGATCCGGAGTTCGAGCGTCTGATGGGGGAGGTCAGCAATTCGGTGGGAGAGATGCTGACCGACCCGGCCTTCTTCGACTCTGCACCGGAAAAACTTGACGAACTCAAGAAGAATTCCGAGAAAGTGAGCGCGGAATCGGGGATTCGCCAAGACATGGATGAGCTTCTGGCTCAGGCAAAGAAGACACTGCGCAGCGTTCCCGAGGATAATGAAGTCGCCAAGCTGGTCAATGCGACAAGAAAGCTCCAACGCGATGCTTACAACGCCtacaaagacaaaaaggGCGATCTTCCCATTGATATTGCAAATTACATTTTGCCCATGATCCTCCGCATGATCCAGTATATCCCCATTCCGCGTCTGGAGGTATCAGCGCCAGAAATGGATCTCCTATTGGAGAATTTGATTCTGGAGCCAGGTCGGACTGTCAATTATTCATCTTTCCTGCCGTATCGCATGAACCTACTCACCCGGAATAGTATTGACATCGTCAAGAAGCACGCCAAGCGTACCGACACGACAATCAAAACGGCCTTTACGGTCAATATTGAAGGCTTGAACATCAGTGCGCAAGACTTTGGGTATTGGCTTCGCGCTCGCACGGGGCTGTTCTTCCGATTGAAAGACGAGGGTATTGCGAGCTTCTACTTGGACCGACGAGGCATCGACATTTCACTGGATGTGGAGGTCGGCCGTGGCCGCTTGGAAGAGATCTTCAATCTACGTGGTGTTCGGGTCCGCATCCACAAACTTGATTACAAAGTTTCACAGAGTCGATGGAAGTTCCTTCTCTGGTTGACCAAGCCGTTCATGAAACACTTGGTACGACgtgtcttggagaagaagatcgcaGAAGAGATCGTAGCGGCCGCATTCGCACTCAATCGAGAACTGGTCTTTGCCCGGGAACGACTGCGTGCGGCACGCATTGCCAACCCACGGGATCTGGCGAGCTTTATTCGTGCCGTTCTTGCACGTCTTCGCCCAGCCGACACCGATGTCGAAGCCCGGATTGCCGTCGAGCCGCCACAGGACGGCGTTTTCAAGGGCGTATACGCGCCCGGGAGCATTGTCAAGACCTGGCATGAGCAGGCGACTGCGGCCCAGGAGGCAattgatgatggagatgaaacGCATGGAGTCGGGTATACTTGGCGAAACGAGATTTTCAACACGTTGGTGGTGCTTAAACCATATGACGGCGTTGCTCGATCTTGCTTGCGCACATCGATTCTTAGTCCACGATTAATGCTTCTAATGCCCCCTTATTCGTCATTCGCTACTCTCATGTCTCACATTTACCAAGTATGGCTTCGGTTTAATTTATCACCCATGGTCTTTCGCAGATTGAATCTGATCACGTAGGCACTCGACACGTTATTATTAGATTCCGGCTAGCGCAAGTATGTAATTCGCATCGCATGAACAAGGTTCTTTGCTTACAACCTGATCCCTAACAGACAGCGATAGTAAATAATTATCATATTTGACAAATCTCCGTTGAATCAGCCAGACTATCTAGTAGATTTAGCGCAGCATGAACAACACGTGACCATTACCCGGGTCAACTTTATTCCCGAAATCACGATAAGGTCTACTTGGCCCAATCGGGCGACGCGGCGCTATATAATCAATAAACCACGCTGGCAGCTTCTCAACTGTCCCAATCAGGAATTCTCCCCTGTGAAAGCCCAGAGAGCTTGATCAACCCCTCATGACTTCTGCCTGAGACCCTTCGCTCCACGATCGCTTTCAAAGTTCGAAGCCAGTATCGCAGTCGCCCAGCTCCCGCGCGACCTGATCTGAGCCTTATACATCTACAGCTCCCCTCCAGCGGGACTGCCCGAGCAAATCAACCGCTGCTCGACGTACGCTTTGCAAGCTCTGTTCCCCAGAGCTCAGGATCCGTGGGGCCATAAAATTTGGGAGTTGATGGCCTGGGAAAACGTGACTGGAGACGATTGTTCAGAATGTATATGCAAAGATTGGTGATCgctttggcggtggtgctgttTTCAGTGCTTGTCCTCGCCGCTGAGGATTACTACAAAATATTAGGCTTGGATAAGTCCGCATCCGAGAGAGATATCAAGCGCGCGTACCGCACACTCAGCAAGAAGTATCATCCTGATAAAAATCCGTGAGtaattctttttctttgtcttggTGTCTTTTTACAGTTGGGCTTAGCGGGACTGCATCATTTGATCTTGCGAGATCCTGCGCGCAAGGAGGGAGTCTTGCGGGCTATTTCTTTATTGATATGCGATTACTGagacccttctttttttctttcctggaAAAACAGTGGTGACGACTCTGCGCGCGAAAAGTTTGGCGAAATCGCCGATGCCTACGATGTCTTGTCCACCTCTTCCCTACGCAAGATCTACGATCAGTATGGCCACGATGGCGTGCAACAACACCGACAAGGGGGTGCTGCCGGGGGTCGCCAGAATGATCCGTTCGATCTGTTCTCGCGCTTTTTCGGCGGCGGTGGACATGCCGGCCATGCACCTGGGCACCGTCGTGGTCCGGATATGGAGGTGAAGGCTGCTCTTCCGTTGCGGGACTTCTACACTGGACGAGAGATCAGTTTCCTTGTTGAGAAGCAGCAAATCTGCGATGACTGCGAGGGAACTGGATCAAAGGATCGCAAGGTGGTTCACTGTGATCAGTGTAATGGTCGTGGCATGGTCATTAGGAAACACATGCTGGCGCCTGGTATGTTCCAACAGGTCCAGATGCCTTGCGACCAGTGTGGAGGACAaggcaagaagatcaagaatccTTGCCCCGTGTGTCACGGGCAAAGGGTTGTCAAGAAATCCGTTGAGACAACCGCCGAGATTGAGCGAGGCATGGACAAAGGCACGAGGCTTGTTTTTGAAAACGAAGCCGACGAGAGTCCCGATTGGATCGCGGGTGATTTGATCGTCATTCTTGATGAAAAGGAGCCCGAGCTTGGGACGACCGACGAAGAGCGCACAGATGGCACATTCTTCCGACGAAAGGGCAAGGATCTCTTTTGGAAGGAGACGCTTTCGTTACGGGAGGCTTGGATGGGCGATTGGACGCGTAACGTGACACATCTCGACGGGCATATCGTCCGACTTGGACGCAAGCGCGGTGAGGTCGTCCAGCCTCTTGCCGTTGAGACTATCAAAGGGGAAGGTATGCCTCATTACTCCGAGGCGCATCTCCATGATCAGCACGATGAGGACGACTCACCGGGCAACCTATATGTGGAATACACGGTTGTGCTGCCTGACCAAATGCAGAGTGGCATGGAGAAGGATTTCCATGCACTATGGGAGAAGTGGCGCAAGAAGATTGGGATTGACCTTATCAAGGACAGTGGCAGGCCCATTCCTCCGCCGGcgggggaggatgagaaagatgagcTGTAAGACAGCCTCCGGCTAGATGATCAGGGCTCTGTCAGGTCCGTGTCGGAACGAGCGAGGCATAAGTGTGTCTCTGCAATGTATATTGAGTTGTTGTCTGCTTCAGTCGTTCCACTAGACTTGCTCTGTATTTTGTCATGGCACTACTTTGATATCCTACATAGAAATCTTATAGACTCCCCTGTCGCCTATCCATTCAGGTCTCGCTTGTGTATTGCAGAGACTTGAGGGCCTAGCACCCACGTCTCTGATTTCACCGACCTCTAGCCTGGCGACACGTGTGCCTAGCCCACTACGCTCAGATGGAGTGACATGCTTTTATATAAGGTTGTCATTTCTTTATTGAAACTGTCGCATCTTTGGAAAGAGGATAGAAAGTGGCGGATTGTGCGAAATGCAAGTTATATTGATAGACCGAGCGCCATAGGAAGGTGAGACAAGTGcaaattgaaaaaaagggtataATGAGAATCACACAAGCTTTTGTTGTCATGACAATCCCTTGACATCGAGTAACCGATCCGTTATAGTTGCAAGGTATCAAAGTCATCCCTCTTGCCGTGGTAGTTCTGGCCAGCCACTCTGAACTTGCTGTTGGGCACCCACTGCACAAAGTCCACCATGTTTCGTGTAACCAGGGTCGCAGGATCCTGAACGACTTGCGTTCCAACGCGAACGTGGCCTTGGGCGACTGCTTCAATAGCCTACGTACAAGGGTTAGCTGACGTCCTCGAGCCGCTATGTTTGGCCCTGATGATCATTTGACGAGGAAATCCCCTATTCAGAGACGAAGATCCAAGAATATTTGGCAAGCAACAGCACAGTGAGCCTTACCTTATCCACATATTGAATCATCTTCTGCTCCCGGATCATCACAATCGGCAGACGCCTCCGGCAAAAGGCCGAGACTGTGATATGTTCCACCTGGGACAAAGCTCCTCCTTGCTCGCGGTTTTTCTCAATCACACCAATGCTGTAAAGTTTCTCCAGCATAGCGGTCTCGAGCTTGCGACGTGTGGGATCCTCGGGCTCTAGCTGCGAGAGCTTGTGCGCCATCTTCCGTAATGATCCGCAAATGGCATTGTAGGTGTTGTATTCCACATCCGAAACTCCATACCGTCGCTGAATTTCACCGGCACGGTGACCTTGGTCTGACTTGTAGGTGTAAAGATCGGTCTTTTTCAAGAGTCTGAGACGGGAATTAGTGGACCGTACTTTCTAGGGAATGGGCCAGGCTGAAACCGGATGCAGCCACGGTGAGATTACGTGGGGTGTCCTGGTACTCACTTCTTCTCGTGATGCTTCAATTGACGGACCATCTTGGCGGCTTTCTAGTAATGAACGTGACAACGCCTGTGTGCCTGGAGAGCGTTTGCACTCGATCGATCTGGCCGcgaagggaaaaagagtAAAACGCGATAAGGAAAATTCCGTTATCTGCGGCGGTGTGGTTTCTGCCCAGGCGCGGCAACCCAGCTAGAGTTAGTCACGTGATAACCACCTGTACAGACCCGCAACAGCGTCCGTTCGTACTTGTGGTAGAATCAGTGGCCTCACCGGCTCACTTTATTGTCTGTATGACCAGTGCAGAGTCCGCGACGGAGAATTTGCGTACCGAAGCACATTCAACTGCTGATATATGATTGAATCAATGTGCTCTACAAGTCAGATCTACCAAACCGCTCCACTGGACGTGTGCCGGCGGCTATCTGCTACCTGATAGATTGCTTCGCTTTTGCCGCCGTTTATTTAGTACATTCAGAGGCCATGCATCATACAAAAACGGGGATGAGAGACGAATGTGGTTCAAGCATTAATTCGAGATGCTAAATTTTGAACTAAGCGATCGGGACTAGCCCGAAGATGCCTTCTTTCAATGCCATCCAGGGTCGTGTCAGCCAGACAACTCCAAATTTTCAAATACGTTTTGTATTCTGAAGCGTGACCTTTCCAGTGGCGCTTTTCGAGGCGGTTTATGGTCGGCTGAGTGCTTTTGTTCCGCCCACGTGGGAGAGTATTCCAGGCTTTGGGTCATCAAATCAATTGTCCCTCGCACGCGATTCGATGGCGTTTCTCGGAATCGGACCAGTACGCATGGCACGACTACAGGAGTTGCGTCCTCCAATCATAAATGAACTCGAATAGTGCAATAAAAGGCGAGCCAAGTTAGTATGAGTGGCGTCGACACGATGTCGCCCTCCGGCGGACTCCGCTTACTGCGACACCCCGATCGAGTACAGAGAACTTGCCGACATGCAACCAAACGAAATGAAAAGAACAAGGCTGACCCCAAACGGCAAAGAATctaggggggggggggggagtcaATACCAATTGCGAACTTCACATAGCTGCAAAATCGTGGTGGGCGTCTACTATGTGGAGTTATCTGTCCACTATCCAAGCAGAAAATCAATGAGTTATTCTGGCGAGCTTGAATGTGTGAATTACATTCAATAGGAACGTCATCGCTCGTGTCTGCGCCAACGTAGGAACTCGATCCCACGGATAATATGGACGACTCGCGGGAGAACGTTCCCCGATGAAAGTGCCGAACTCCAAACTTTGGTTCCTGAATTCGCTCTGAGTCGGAAGTCAGATACGCCACTACCTCCAACGATATCGCAAGTCCGCGTTGAACATACAATCAGCGCGTTCTTCATTGAGACCGCATCATTGGCGGCTGGCAAAGAGGTTCCATGCCAAGACCCTTCGACTGCGGAGTGCCAAGAATTTCATCTCTTGGCGAGGAGCCACCAAAGCCTCCCTGGGTTGCCAAGAAGCCTTGAAGCTTTCCAGCCAGCGCTCGTCTGCTCTGCACGTGTTGGACCTGCCAGGCTCCGATTTGTTGACCTCGGACAACATCGGCCAAGTCGCTTTGACTATCTGGAGAATGGCGCCCAGCCTGCTGCCATCATTGGCAGGGGTGCGAACCATGCTCATGGCACAAATCGAGCTTCCAGCGGCCATCTGCTTCTCTCGCAACGGAAGTTGACGTGTCTGGCATGGAGCTACTCACTTGGCGCGAGCAGGAGGGAACCTAGATTCGCTGGCAAGATGTCGGCTTTCAACTGTCTATATTAGAATCGCTTCTGGTCGTCCAGCGATCTTGGAATTTCTTCCCTCCTTATCTCTCACGCCTCGTTTCTACCCTTTTCTAGCCATTCTAGCGAGGGTAATCAACAGAGATCATGCAGACTCTGTCGTACGTTCTCGCAGCTGCGGCTGTGATCGCCGGCACAGCTGCGCAGACTCACCAGCGTCTGGGTGGTTGCCCGGATCTCGGCTGTGTCTTCCCCCCTGACCAGTATGTGATGAATTGTCACCCGTTCCAACCTGACGTTGATCAAGCGTTCATCGCAACACAAAGCTGACCAAGGTGCTTTTGCGTGTATTACAGGGCAGACTTCCTCGCCGGTCAATTCTTCGACATCCGACTTGAGGTCCACTCGCCTGTCAATGGTACTGAGGCCCGTGTTGGCGAACCAGACCCTAACTTCACATTCACCATCTCTAAGAAGGGAGGCAAAGCTGTCCCTGTTACCAAGTTCTTCAAGATCCAAGAGCCTGAGCTTGAGCGATGGGACTTCACGTGGTATGAGGGTGAGTGTTGCCCCTTCACTTTGACGCAGGTTGAAATCAATTGCTAATTGTAGCATAGACCGTTTTGCGGAGGACGCGAAAACACCGTCCTTGGTCAATGTCACCTCCAAGATCTATCGACGTGTGGCACTGTATGAGCCGGGAGAGTATGAGGCGACTCTGAACTACTACGGAACCCAGAAGACCGTTGCCAACTGGCTCGTGCGAAAGATGCCTCACAAGCGTCGCGCGAAGAACGtcattctcttcgtcggTAATGATCCCCTTCCCAGTCTACTGTTTCTACCTTGGCGATGTACTGACTATGCGTCCAGGGGATGGTATGACCACCAACATGATCACTGCCGCTCGTCTCATTGCTCACAAGAGCATCAATGGGAAATACATGTCAAAGATGGCAATGGACAAATTTCCTGTTCTAGGGTAAGAGAGCTATTCTATAAAAATTTTGTCTGCTCACACAACTTGTCAAATAACAAAAAGCCTTGCGGTGCTAACTTGGATTTTCATGATCAGCCACCAGATGACCCACAGCATGGACTCCTTCATCACCGATTCCGCAAACTCCGCGACAGCCCTTTACACCGGTCACAAGACCACCGTGAATGCCTTGGGCGTGTACGTCGACTCCTCCAAGAATCCCTTCGATGACCCCAAGTTCGAGACCATTGCCGAAATCTTCAAGCGTCAACACCCCCACGCTGGAGTTGGTATTATCTCGACAGCCTTCTTGGCCGATGCTACTCCTGCGGGTTTGGCCGCTCATACCAGCAAGCGTGGTGAGTACGACCACGTCATTAGTACCTTCTACGAGGGCTTAACCAACTACACCTGGACCCAGTGGGGTGGCCCCGATGTTCTTTTGGGCGCTGGTGCTGAGAACTTCCTCAAGTCCGAGGAGGCCAAGCGAGAGTACTACAATCTGTTTGCCGAGAAGCAGTACAAGATTGCGCTCAACAAGACCGCCCTGCAGCAGGCTCCCAACGACCAGAAGCTTCTGGGTGTGTTTTCCAAGTCCAACCTCCCCACCTGGCTGGACCGCAACGTCTACACTGCCAACCTCTTGAACAAGACCAACGCACCCGACGGCTCTGGCCGCGATGCCGAGGATCTTCCAGGACTGAAGGACATGACTCTGAAGGCCATCGACGTCATGCAGCACCGCAACAGCAAGGATGGTTGGTTCATCATGTCCGAGGCCGCCAGCATCGACAAGCAGATGCACACCTTGGACTACGACCGTGCTCTGGGCGAGCTCCTTGAACTTGATGACACCATCAGCGCCACTatcgagaagctcaagcagcTCGGTGAGCTGGAGGACACTCTGATCATCGTCACTGCcgaccacggccacggcTTTGATGTCACCGGCTCCGTCGACACCAAGTACATGGAAGCCCAGAAGGATGATCGTagcaagcgcaaggccatCGGCTACTACGAGAACTCCGGTCTGTCCCAGTACACCATCGACGGACCCAACTCCCTTCGCTATTCGGAAGGTGTGCATTTCCCCAGCCAATGGGATCCTCGCTACACTCTTCACGCTGGCGTGGGAGCCTTCCCTGACCACCGCGAGAACTACGAGGTGCACAAGGAGGGCCCGCGCACCCCCGCCGTCTCAAGCAAGGATAAAACGCTGGGCTACGTCGCCAACTACAAAGACGCCGTCACTGGGTTCTTGATCAATGGAACCCTGCCCGTGGATGCTGCTCAGGGCGTCCATTCTCTGACCGATGTGCCCGTTTTCGCACAGGGACCATGCCAGGAGCTGTTCAGTGGAGTTTACAACTCCATCGACATTTTCTTCAACATGGCCGAGTGCCTGGGCCTggcggagaagaaaaaatgaGTGTTTTTGTTTGCAGGCAGGGAGAGGCACCTATCAAGTTTAATTTTTCAGGACTGCGTCGTGACTAGACCTCATTTGATCTACAGTCCTCTTGTATTCTTTCTCATATATTCGTAGCCAAGATTCCAATCTGCTTTGATCCTTCTTCAATACCGATATGGATGTACTCTTAATAGTATAC
The window above is part of the Penicillium oxalicum strain HP7-1 chromosome VI, whole genome shotgun sequence genome. Proteins encoded here:
- a CDS encoding U3 small nucleolar ribonucleoprotein IMP3, translated to MVRQLKHHEKKLLKKTDLYTYKSDQGHRAGEIQRRYGVSDVEYNTYNAICGSLRKMAHKLSQLEPEDPTRRKLETAMLEKLYSIGVIEKNREQGGALSQVEHITVSAFCRRRLPIVMIREQKMIQYVDKAIEAVAQGHVRVGTQVVQDPATLVTRNMVDFVQWVPNSKFRVAGQNYHGKRDDFDTLQL